A part of Gossypium hirsutum isolate 1008001.06 chromosome A07, Gossypium_hirsutum_v2.1, whole genome shotgun sequence genomic DNA contains:
- the LOC107953277 gene encoding pentatricopeptide repeat-containing protein At2g27610, which produces MTSSLSLTRNQAKQLLKTLNNPFHKFLSVFQTNASIPQPPKLCVESASLRHTPHLFEKSPQPDLAQCNGLLFDYSRNNNNKEALNLFLGIHSFGLPVDGSTLSCVLKVCGCLFNVIAGRQVHCQCLKLGLLEDVSVGTSLLDMYMKTENVEDGRRVFDHMGERNVVSWTSLLGGYAQNGMNEEVLELFLTMQMEGIKPNPYTFAAVLGALASEGMVEKGVQVHCLIVKLGFKTVTFVSNSLISMYLRSGMGKDARLVFDGMATKNAVTWNCMISGFVTNGLDFAALETFYDMRLAGVKFTQMTFIPLIKLCANRKELGFTRQLHCRVLKDGFNFDPKIKTALMVAYSKCSEINDAFKLFSTMHEAQNVVSWTAMISGHLQNGEIQEAVKLFCLMNKEGVKPNDFTYSTILTAQPAVSPFQIHAQAIKANYEKSPSVGTAILDAYVKLGNIEEAAKAFEQIDERDIVAWSAMLAGYAQIGDSEGATNIFMQLVKEGIKPNEFTFSSVINACASPTAPFEQGKQFHAWSIKSKLSDALCVCSALITMYAKRGNIDNAYQVFRRQQERDLTSWNSMISGYAQHGHAKKALEIFEEMRRENMEMDDITFIGVISACSHAGLVDEGERYFNVMIEKHRISPTMQLYSCMVDLYSRAGMLDKAMDIINMMPFPAGATVWRALLAASRVHCHLELGKLAAEQLISLQPQDSAAYVLLSNIYAAAGNWHERRNVRKLMDQRKVKKEAGYSIEVKNKTHSFLASDHSHPMSYQIYSKLDELKIRLKDMGYQPDTDHVLQDIADEDKETILSQHSERLAIAFGLIATPPRTALQIVKNLRVCGDCHTVIKLISLIEGRDIVVRDTNRFHHFKAGSCCCGDYW; this is translated from the coding sequence ATGACGTCAAGCCTCTCTCTTACGAGAAATCAAGCAAAACAACTCCTCAAAACTCTCAACAACCCATTCCACAAATTTCTCTCCGTTTTCCAAACCAATGCGTCGATCCCTCAACCTCCAAAGCTTTGTGTTGAATCTGCTTCTTTACGGCACACTCCTCACCTGTTTGAAAAAAGTCCTCAACCAGACCTTGCCCAATGCAACGGTTTGCTTTTTGACTACTCTCGCAATAACAACAACAAGGAAGCTCTAAATCTCTTTTTGGGTATTCATAGTTTTGGTTTACCAGTCGATGGATCGACCTTATCCTGTGTTTTGAAGGTCTGTGGATGTTTGTTTAATGTCATAGCTGGAAGACAAGTTCATTGCCAATGCTTGAAACTTGGGTTACTTGAGGATGTCAGTGTAGGGACTTCTCTTTTAGATATGTATATGAAAACAGAGAATGTGGAAGATGGTAGGAGAGTTTTTGATCATATGGGGGAAAGAAATGTGGTTTCTTGGACTTCATTGCTTGGAGGCTATGCACAGAATGGAATGAATGAGGAAGTTTTAGAATTGTTTCTGACAATGCAAATGGAAGGGATAAAACCCAATCCATATACCTTTGCGGCTGTTCTTGGAGCTTTGGCGTCTGAAGGGATGGTAGAGAAGGGTGTTCAAGTTCATTGTTTGATTGTAAAGTTGGGTTTCAAGACAGTAACTTTTGTGTCCAATTCTTTGATTAGTATGTATTTGAGGTCAGGGATGGGTAAAGATGCTAGACTTGTTTTTGATGGTATGGCAACCAAGAATGCTGTGACATGGAATTGTATGATTTCTGGTTTTGTAACAAATGGGCTTGATTTCGCAGCTCTCGAAACATTTTACGATATGAGGCTTGCTGGTGTTAAGTTTACTCAAATGACTTTTATTCCTCTTATTAAGTTATGTGCTAATCGTAAGGAATTGGGTTTTACAAGGCAGCTTCATTGTCGAGTTTTGAAAGATGGTTTTAATTTCGACCCTAAAATCAAAACTGCACTTATGGTGGCTTACAGTAAGTGTAGCGAAATCAACGATGCATTCAAGTTGTTCTCAACAATGCATGAAGCTCAAAATGTTGTATCTTGGACAGCCATGATCAGTGGACATCTGCAGAACGGTGAAATTCAAGAGGCAGTTAAACTTTTTTGTTTAATGAACAAGGAAGGTGTTAAACCAAACGATTTTACTTATTCTACCATCCTTACAGCTCAACCAGCTGTTTCTCCTTTCCAAATACATGCACAAGCAATCAAAGCTAATTATGAGAAGTCGCCGTCCGTTGGAACTGCTATTTTAGATGCTTATGTTAAGCTGGGAAATATTGAGGAAGCTGCTAAAGCTTTCGAACAAATTGATGAGAGGGACATTGTTGCATGGTCTGCAATGCTAGCTGGTTATGCTCAAATAGGAGACTCTGAGGGAGCTACCAATATTTTCATGCAGCTGGTAAAGGAGGGGATTAAACCTAATGAATTCACCTTTTCGAGTGTTATAAATGCCTGTGCATCACCTACAGCACCGTTCGAACAGGGAAAGCAGTTTCATGCATGGtcaatcaaatcaaaattaagtGATGCTTTATGTGTCTGTAGTGCTCTTATTACCATGTATGCTAAGAGAGGGAATATAGATAATGCATATCAAGTTTTTAGGAGGCAGCAGGAAAGAGATCTCACGTCATGGAACTCAATGATCTCTGGATATGCACAGCATGGTCATGCAAAGAAAGCTCTTGAGATATTTGAGGAAATGCGAAGAGAAAACATGGAAATGGATGATATAACATTTATTGGTGTCATTTCTGCCTGTAGTCATGCTGGATTAGTGGACGAAGGTGAAAGGTACTTCAATGTGATGATAGAAAAACACCGTATTTCTCCAACAATGCAGCTGTATTCTTGCATGGTTGATCTATATAGCCGAGCAGGCATGCTTGACAAGGCCATGGATATCATTAACATGATGCCGTTCCCTGCTGGTGCAACTGTCTGGCGAGCTCTCTTGGCTGCCAGCCGTGTTCATTGCCATTTAGAGCTCGGGAAACTTGCTGCAGAACAGCTTATTTCACTTCAGCCACAAGATTCAGCTGCATATGTTCTGCTCTCCAATATTTATGCTGCTGCAGGAAATTGGCACGAAAGAAGGAATGTGAGGAAATTGATGGACCAGAGAAAAGTGAAAAAGGAGGCTGGTTACAGCATTGAAGTTAAGAACAAGACTCACTCATTCTTGGCCTCTGATCATTCTCATCCCATGTCATatcaaatttattcaaaacttGATGAGCTAAAAATTCGACTGAAGGACATGGGGTATCAACCTGATACTGATCATGTACTTCAGGACATTGCAGATGAAGATAAAGAAACCATCCTGTCTCAACACAGTGAGAGACTGGCTATTGCTTTCGGGTTGATTGCTACTCCTCCCAGAACAGCACTTCAGATCGTTAAGAACCTTAGAGTATGCGGAGACTGTCACACTGTTATTAAGTTAATATCACTGATTGAAGGAAGAGATATAGTTGTTAGGGATACAAACCGGTTCCACCACTTCAAAGCAGGTAGCTGTTGTTGTGGTGATTACTGGTAA
- the LOC107953276 gene encoding protein SUPPRESSOR OF K(+) TRANSPORT GROWTH DEFECT 1 produces the protein MYSNFKEQAIEYVKQAVQEDNAGNYSKAFPLYMNALEYFKTHLKYEKNPKIREAITQKFTEYLRRAEEIRTVLDEGGPGPATNGGAAVATRPKSKPKDGSGGGEGGDGEDPDQAKLRAGLDSAIIREKPNIKWNDVAGLESAKQALQEAVILPVKFPQFFTGKRRPWRAFLLYGPPGTGKSYLAKAVATEADSTFFSVSSSDLVSKWMGESEKLVSNLFQMARDSAPSIIFIDEIDSLCGQRGEGNESEASRRIKTELLVQMQGVGNNDQKVLVLAATNTPYALDQAIRRRFDKRIYIPLPDLKARQHMFKVHLGDTPHNLTENDFESLAHRTDGFSGSDISVCVKDVLFEPVRKTQDAMFFFKTPDDMWMPCGPKQPGAVQITMQELAAKGLAAQILPPPISRSDFDKVLARQRPTVSKADLEVHERFTNEFGEEG, from the exons atgtaTAGCAATTTCAAAGAACAAGCGATAGAGTATGTGAAGCAAGCGGTCCAAGAAGACAATGCTGGGAACTATAGCAAAGCTTTCCCTTTATACATGAACGCGCTCGAGTATTTCAAGACCCATTTGAAATACGAGAAGAACCccaaaattagggaggctattaCCCAGAAATTCACCGAGTATTTACGCCGTGCCGAGGAGATCCGTACCGTTCTCGATGAAGGTGGGCCTGGACCGGCTACTAATGGGGGCGCTGCTGTTGCCACTCGCCCCAAAAGTAAGCCCAAGGATGGTAGCGGCGGAGGGGAAGGAGGTGATGGGGAGGATCCCGATCAGGCTAAGTTGAGAGCTGGGCTTGATTCGGCTATTATTAGGGAAAAGCCTAATATTAAGTGGAATGATGTGGCTGGGTTAGAAAGTGCTAAGCAGGCTTTGCAAGAAGCTGTTATTTTGCCAGTCAAATTTCCTCAATTTTTTACTG GAAAGAGAAGGCCATGGAGAGCTTTTCTGTTGTATGGGCCACCCGGGACTGGTAAGTCATACTTGGCCAAGGCTGTTGCAACTGAAGCAGACTCTACATTTTTTAG TGTTTCCTCATCGGACCTTGTCTCAAAGTGGATGGGGGAAAGCGAAAAGCTAGTTTCAAACCTTTTTCAGATGGCTCGTGACAGTGCACCATCCATCATATTCATTGATGAAATAGATTCCTTGTGTGGACAGCGTGGTGAGGGCAATGAGAGTGAAGCATCAAGACGTATCAAAACTGAACTTTTGGTGCAGATGCAG GGCGTTGGAAATAATGATCAGAAAGTCCTAGTGCTTGCAGCAACAAATACTCCTTACGCGCTTGATCAG GCCATCCGCCGGCGTTTTGATAAGCGTATTTACATACCTCTTCCAGATTTGAAGGCTCGGCAACATATGTTCAAA GTGCATCTGGGTGATACTCCCCACAACTTGACTGAAAATGATTTTGAAAGCTTAGCTCATCGGACGGATGGGTTTTCAGGGTCAGACATATCTGTTTGT GTAAAGGATGTTCTTTTTGAACCTGTTCGTAAAACCCAAGATGCCATGTTTTTCTTCAAGACACCTGATGATATGTGGATGCCATGTGGACCAAAGCAACCAGGTGCTGTCCAAATTACTATGCAGGAATTGGCTGCCAAAGGACTTGCGGCACAG ATTCTTCCACCTCCTATTTCAAGATCAGATTTTGACAAGGTGCTTGCAAGACAGAGGCCAACAGTGAGCAAAGCTGATCTTGAGGTCCATGAAAGATTTACAAATGAGTTCGGAGAGGAAGGTTGA